A genomic stretch from bacterium includes:
- a CDS encoding M20 family peptidase, translating to MKKVLRTFLILFALLFIVLLARTFLVKSRQLQVPAVEKIALNSDLLVNHFVGALKIQTISYDEPSRLNHAEFKRFHDYLREIFPLAHSQLSVESVSQYSLLFRWEGADASLAPVVVMAHFDVVPVEDTPWKHPPFGGQIAGGYIWGRGTLDDKSNVLSQLEAVEHSLQNGFKPKRTIYFAFGHDEEAGGRGAAAIVQVLEARGIKPDMVLDEGSAILEEMIPGVLSPAAMIGTSEKGYVTVQLSMKGTGGHSSAPPPHTIIGELSRAVERLEENPMPGRLEGSAAQMLDYLGPELPFVSRFFVVNRWLFNPLLVFGFSKLRAGNAMVRTTTAVTMFNGGVKENVLPSHATATVNFRIRPGETVKDVTNHIRKTIANEKIKISERPNAMNPSPVSSLEAQQFEMLHRTIKQLYPSVIVVPGVVIGATDARHYTRICNNVYRFSPYRVTMEDFRGVHGTDERIQVQNYLDMIRFYVQFLHNAAQ from the coding sequence GTGAAGAAAGTTTTAAGAACTTTTTTAATCCTGTTTGCCTTGCTGTTTATTGTCTTGCTAGCAAGAACCTTTCTGGTGAAGTCGCGCCAGCTTCAGGTCCCAGCCGTTGAAAAAATCGCGCTGAACTCCGATCTTCTTGTAAATCATTTCGTTGGGGCGTTGAAGATTCAAACGATTTCCTATGATGAACCTTCCAGATTAAATCATGCAGAATTCAAGCGGTTCCATGATTACCTTCGCGAGATCTTTCCGCTGGCTCATTCGCAGTTGAGTGTCGAAAGCGTCAGCCAATACAGTCTGCTCTTTCGATGGGAGGGTGCAGATGCCAGCCTTGCGCCGGTGGTGGTGATGGCTCATTTCGATGTTGTGCCGGTAGAAGACACGCCCTGGAAGCATCCCCCTTTCGGTGGTCAAATCGCCGGCGGGTACATTTGGGGAAGAGGAACGCTGGATGATAAGTCCAATGTTCTTTCCCAGCTGGAAGCAGTCGAGCACTCGCTACAAAACGGTTTTAAACCAAAGCGCACAATTTACTTTGCGTTTGGGCACGACGAAGAAGCGGGAGGGCGCGGTGCTGCAGCGATCGTGCAAGTTTTGGAAGCGCGGGGAATCAAACCGGACATGGTGTTGGATGAAGGCAGCGCTATTTTGGAAGAAATGATTCCGGGAGTTCTATCGCCGGCAGCCATGATCGGAACTTCTGAAAAAGGGTATGTCACCGTTCAACTCAGCATGAAGGGCACAGGAGGTCATTCTTCTGCACCACCTCCTCACACAATCATCGGTGAGTTGAGCAGAGCCGTGGAGCGACTCGAAGAGAATCCGATGCCGGGACGTTTGGAAGGTTCAGCTGCCCAAATGCTGGATTATCTCGGACCGGAACTCCCTTTTGTTTCACGTTTTTTTGTTGTGAATCGATGGCTCTTCAATCCGCTCCTGGTTTTTGGGTTTTCCAAACTGCGAGCTGGGAATGCAATGGTTCGAACCACCACCGCCGTCACGATGTTCAACGGTGGGGTGAAAGAAAACGTTTTGCCGAGTCACGCAACTGCAACCGTCAACTTCCGCATCCGGCCGGGAGAAACGGTGAAGGATGTGACCAACCACATCCGGAAGACAATTGCGAACGAGAAAATCAAAATCAGCGAACGTCCGAATGCAATGAATCCTTCTCCGGTATCTTCACTGGAAGCGCAGCAGTTCGAGATGCTTCATCGCACCATCAAGCAGCTTTATCCATCAGTCATTGTGGTTCCGGGAGTAGTAATTGGCGCGACCGATGCGCGGCATTACACAAGGATTTGCAATAATGTTTATCGTTTCTCTCCTTATCGTGTAACGATGGAGGATTTCCGGGGGGTTCACGGGACTGACGAAAGAATTCAAGTCCAGAACTATCTGGACATGATCCGGTTTTATGTGCAGTTCCTACACAATGCGGCGCAGTAG